Part of the Terrisporobacter glycolicus ATCC 14880 = DSM 1288 genome is shown below.
CTGCATTTAAACCAGAGTCAATTGTAACAGTGGCTACTGGTATTCCACTTGGCATTTGTACCATTGATAAGAGTGAATCTAGCCCATCCATTGTAGAAGACTTTATTGGCAATCCTACTACTGGAATTAATGTATTTGCTGCTATTACACCTGGTAGATGAGCTGCTTTTCCTGCTGCTGCTATTATTACATCAACTTCATTGTCTATTCCTTGTATAAACGCTTCTAACTCTCTTGGTGTTCTATGCGCTGATAAAACACGAACAATAACTTCAACGCTATGCCTTTTTAAGAAATTTATTCCCTCTTCTAATTTAGGATAATCTGACTT
Proteins encoded:
- the purE gene encoding 5-(carboxyamino)imidazole ribonucleotide mutase, with protein sequence MKVAVVMGSKSDYPKLEEGINFLKRHSVEVIVRVLSAHRTPRELEAFIQGIDNEVDVIIAAAGKAAHLPGVIAANTLIPVVGLPIKSSTMDGLDSLLSMVQMPSGIPVATVTIDSGLNAVLMAMQIMSIKYPKLKEDLKLYRKEMAEKVLNDDENLRG